A genomic stretch from Sporocytophaga myxococcoides DSM 11118 includes:
- a CDS encoding glycosyltransferase family 2 protein, with protein sequence MLISVIIPAYNRGDIIIRTLNSILNQNFKDFEVIVVDDGSTDNTEGKVKTLNDSRIVYIKKKVNEERGAARNTGILAASGDYITFVDSDDLFYENHFLTAYTSILGFNRPEVFCQRYEVKNEVGKLLWQMDEMNEHINEKLIEGNFLSCNGVFLRKDIAIKNLFVEDRKLAGLEDWELWLRLASKFRFRFSNIITSSMINHTGRSVYDVKPEILVNRFELFFEVVSNNKDILAFYGNRINKLKASSYTYISLHLAISKRYRLKSIKYLLIGLLLDPLFLMKRRFYAILKYLF encoded by the coding sequence ATGTTAATATCTGTTATAATACCTGCATACAATAGGGGGGATATAATTATCAGAACCTTAAATTCAATATTAAATCAAAATTTTAAAGATTTTGAAGTAATAGTTGTGGATGATGGTAGCACTGATAATACAGAAGGAAAGGTGAAGACTCTAAATGATTCAAGGATTGTTTATATAAAGAAAAAAGTTAATGAAGAAAGAGGGGCAGCACGAAATACAGGTATTCTTGCAGCAAGCGGAGATTATATAACATTTGTGGATTCAGATGATCTCTTCTATGAGAATCATTTTTTGACAGCATATACCTCTATCTTAGGGTTTAATAGGCCAGAAGTTTTTTGCCAGAGATATGAGGTAAAGAATGAGGTTGGAAAGCTATTATGGCAAATGGATGAAATGAATGAGCACATTAATGAAAAGCTGATAGAAGGAAATTTTTTAAGCTGTAATGGCGTTTTCCTGAGAAAAGATATAGCTATAAAGAATCTGTTTGTTGAAGACAGAAAGCTTGCAGGGCTTGAAGATTGGGAACTTTGGCTGAGGCTCGCATCAAAGTTCCGGTTCCGGTTTTCTAATATTATAACCTCATCAATGATCAATCATACAGGAAGAAGTGTTTATGATGTAAAACCGGAAATATTAGTTAATAGGTTTGAATTGTTTTTTGAAGTGGTAAGTAACAATAAAGATATTCTGGCTTTTTATGGAAATAGAATAAATAAGTTAAAGGCAAGTAGCTATACATATATTTCTCTTCATCTTGCGATTTCAAAAAGGTATCGATTAAAAAGTATTAAGTATTTATTGATAGGCTTATTGCTTGATCCGTTATTTCTTATGAAAAGAAGATTTTATGCCATTTTAAAATACTTGTTTTAA